From the genome of Bos taurus isolate L1 Dominette 01449 registration number 42190680 breed Hereford chromosome 2, ARS-UCD2.0, whole genome shotgun sequence, one region includes:
- the RCC1 gene encoding regulator of chromosome condensation isoform X2, protein MPPKRIAKRRSPPEDALPKSKKVKVSHRSHGTEPGVVLTLGQGDVGQLGLGENVMERKKPALVSIPEDIVQAEAGGMHTVCLSKSGQVYSFGCNDEGALGRDTSVEGSEMVPGKVDLQEKVIQVSAGDSHTAALTEDGRVFLWGSFRDNNGVIGLLEPMKKSMVPVQVQLSVPVVKVASGNDHLVMLTVDGDLYTLGSGEQGQLGRVPELFANRGGRQGLERLLVPKCVMLKSRGSRGHVRFQDAFCGAYFTFAISSEGHVYGFGLSNYHQLGTQGTESCFVPQNLTSFKNSTKSWVGFSGGQHHTVCMDSEGKAYSLGRAEYGRLGLGEGAEEKSVPTLIPRLPTVSSVACGASVGYAVTKDGRVFAWGMGTNYQLGTGQDEDAWSPVEMTGKQLENRVVLTVSSGGQHTVLLVKDKEQSW, encoded by the exons TCTCCCATAGGTCCCACGGCACAGAACCAGGTGTGGTGCTGACACTGGGCCAGGGCGACGTGGGCCAGCTGGGGCTGGGCGAGAATGTGATGGAGAGGAAGAAGCCAGCCCTAGTGTCCATTCCAGAAGACATCGTGCAGGCTGAGGCTGGGGGCATGCACACTGTGTGCCTAAGCAAAAGTGGCCAG GTCTACTCCTTCGGCTGCAATGACGAGGGTGCTCTGGGAAGGGATACGTCAGTGGAGGGCTCAGAGATGGTCCCTGGGAAAGTGGACCTGCAAGAGAAGGTGATACAGGTGTCAGCAGGAGACAGTCACACAGCAGCCCTCACCGAGGATGGCCGTGTCTTCCTCTGGGGCTCTTTCCGG GACAATAACGGTGTGATCGGGCTCTTGGAACCCATGAAAAAGAGCATGGTGCCCGTGCAGGTGCAGCTGAGTGTGCCCGTGGTGAAGGTGGCCTCGG GAAATGACCACTTGGTGATGCTGACAGTTGATGGCGACCTCTATACTTTGGGCTCCGGGGAGCAGGGCCAACTGGGCCGCGTACCTGAATTATTTGCCAATCGTGGTGGCCGTCAGGGCCTTG AACGACTCCTGGTCCCCAAGTGTGTGATGCTGAAATCCAGGGGAAGCCGGGGCCATGTCAGGTTCCAGGATGCCTTCTGCGGTGCCTACTTTACCTTCGCCATCTCCTCCGAGGGCCATGTATATGGCTTTGGCCTCTCCAACTACCATCAACTTG GAACCCAAGGCACAGAATCCTGTTTTGTACCTCAGAACCTAACATCCTTCAAGAACTCCACCAAGTCCTGGGTGGGCTTCTCCGGgggccagcaccatactgtctgcATGGATTCAGAAG gAAAAGCATACAGCCTGGGCCGGGCTGAGTATGGGCGGCTGGGCCTTGGGGAAGGTGCTGAGGAGAAGAGCGTACCCACCCTGATCCCCAGGCTGCCCACGGTCTCCTCAGTGGCTTGTGGAGCTTCTGTGGGGTATGCTGTGACCAAGGATG GTCGTGTTTTCGCCTGGGGCATGGGCACCAACTACCAACTGGGCACGGGACAGGACGAAGATGCCTGGAGCCCCGTGGAGATGACAGGCAAACAGCTGGAGAACCGGGTGGTCTTAACTGTGTCCAGCGGGGGCCAGCACACAGTCTTACTAGTCAAGGACAAGGAACAGAGCTGGTGA
- the TRNAU1AP gene encoding tRNA selenocysteine 1-associated protein 1 isoform X1, whose product MDENFISRAFATMGETVMSVKIIRNRLTGIPAGYCFVEFADLATAEKCLHKINGKPLPGATPAKRFKLNYATYGKQPDNSPEYSLFVGDLTPDVDDGMLYEFFVKVYPSCRGGKVVLDQTGVSKGYGFVKFTDELEQKRALTECQGAIGLGSKPVRLSVAIPKASRVKPVEYSQMYSYSYNQYYQQYQNYYAQWGYDQNTGSYSYSYPQYGYTQSTMQTYEEVGDDALEDPMPQLDVTEANKEFMEQSEELYDALMDCHWQPLDTVSSEIPAMM is encoded by the exons ATGGATGAGAACTTCATCTCCAGAGCCTTTGCTACCATGGGGGAGACAGTGATGAGCGTCAAAATTATCCGAAACCGCCTCACTGG GATCCCGGCTGGCTACTGCTTTGTAGAATTCGCAGATTTGGCCACAGCTGAGAAGTGTTTACATAAAATCAACGGGAAGCCCCTTCCAGGAGCCACACCT gcAAAGCGTTTTAAACTGAATTACGCCACTTATGGGAAACAGCCAGATAACAG CCCTGAGTACTCCCTCTTTGTGGGGGATCTGACCCCAGATGTGGATGATGGCATGCTGTATGAGTTCTTCGTCAAAGTCTACCCCTCCTGTCGGGGAGGCAAGGTGGTTTTGGACCAGACAGGCGTGTCTAA GGGTTATGGTTTTGTGAAATTCACAGATGAGCTGGAACAGAAGCGAGCCCTGACAGAGTGCCAGGGAGCCATAGGACTGGGGTCTAAACCAGTGCGGCTGAGCGTGGCCATCCCCAAAGC GAGCCGTGTGAAGCCAGTGGAATACAGTCAAATGTACAGTTACAGCTACAACCAGTATTACCAGCAGTACCAGAACTACTACGCCCAGTGGGGCTATGACCAGAACACAGGCAGCTACAGCTACAGTTATCCCCAGTACGGCTACACCCAGAGCACCATGCAG ACGTATGAAGAAGTCGGAGATGATGCATTGGAAG accccatgccGCAGCTGGATGTGACCGAGGCCAACAAGGAGTTCATGGAGCAGAGCGAGGAGCTGTACGATGCGCTCATGGACTGTCACTGGCAGCCTCTGGACACAGTGTCTTCAGAGATCCCTGCCATGATGTAG
- the TRNAU1AP gene encoding tRNA selenocysteine 1-associated protein 1, translating into MAASLWMGDLEPYMDENFISRAFATMGETVMSVKIIRNRLTGIPAGYCFVEFADLATAEKCLHKINGKPLPGATPAKRFKLNYATYGKQPDNSPEYSLFVGDLTPDVDDGMLYEFFVKVYPSCRGGKVVLDQTGVSKGYGFVKFTDELEQKRALTECQGAIGLGSKPVRLSVAIPKASRVKPVEYSQMYSYSYNQYYQQYQNYYAQWGYDQNTGSYSYSYPQYGYTQSTMQTYEEVGDDALEDPMPQLDVTEANKEFMEQSEELYDALMDCHWQPLDTVSSEIPAMM; encoded by the exons ATGGCGGCCAGCCTGTGGATGGGCGAC CTGGAGCCCTACATGGATGAGAACTTCATCTCCAGAGCCTTTGCTACCATGGGGGAGACAGTGATGAGCGTCAAAATTATCCGAAACCGCCTCACTGG GATCCCGGCTGGCTACTGCTTTGTAGAATTCGCAGATTTGGCCACAGCTGAGAAGTGTTTACATAAAATCAACGGGAAGCCCCTTCCAGGAGCCACACCT gcAAAGCGTTTTAAACTGAATTACGCCACTTATGGGAAACAGCCAGATAACAG CCCTGAGTACTCCCTCTTTGTGGGGGATCTGACCCCAGATGTGGATGATGGCATGCTGTATGAGTTCTTCGTCAAAGTCTACCCCTCCTGTCGGGGAGGCAAGGTGGTTTTGGACCAGACAGGCGTGTCTAA GGGTTATGGTTTTGTGAAATTCACAGATGAGCTGGAACAGAAGCGAGCCCTGACAGAGTGCCAGGGAGCCATAGGACTGGGGTCTAAACCAGTGCGGCTGAGCGTGGCCATCCCCAAAGC GAGCCGTGTGAAGCCAGTGGAATACAGTCAAATGTACAGTTACAGCTACAACCAGTATTACCAGCAGTACCAGAACTACTACGCCCAGTGGGGCTATGACCAGAACACAGGCAGCTACAGCTACAGTTATCCCCAGTACGGCTACACCCAGAGCACCATGCAG ACGTATGAAGAAGTCGGAGATGATGCATTGGAAG accccatgccGCAGCTGGATGTGACCGAGGCCAACAAGGAGTTCATGGAGCAGAGCGAGGAGCTGTACGATGCGCTCATGGACTGTCACTGGCAGCCTCTGGACACAGTGTCTTCAGAGATCCCTGCCATGATGTAG
- the RAB42 gene encoding ras-related protein Rab-42 — protein MEAGGCRYQFRIALLGDAAVGKTSLLRCYMRGAPGIPEPELELESAPTVGVEFYTRTVQLQAGPRVKLQLWDTAGQERFRCITRSFYRNVVGVLLVFDVTNRKSFEHILDWHQEVMATQGPDKAIFLLIGHKSDLQSARCVSTQEAEELAASLGIGFMETSAKSNCNVDLAFDTLANTIQQALWQGAIKLEEDWGGVRLIQNTQISRLPSRMQHPGPCRC, from the exons ATGGAGGCGGGGGGCTGCCGCTACCAGTTTCGGATCGCGCTGCTGGGGGACGCGGCCGTGGGCAAGACGTCGCTGCTGCGGTGCTACATGAGGGGCGCCCCCGGGATCCCCGAGCCCGAGCTGGAGCTCGAGTCGGCGCCCACGGTGGGCGTCGAGTTCTATACCCGCACTGTGCAGCTTCAGGCTGGGCCGCGCGTCAAGCTGCAGCTCTGGGACACGGCGGGCCAGGAGCGCTTCAG GTGCATCACCAGGTCCTTTTACCGGAATGTGGTGGGTGTCCTGCTGGTCTTTGATGTGACAAACAGGAAGTCCTTTGAACACATTCTAGACTGGCATCAGGAGGTCATGGCCACTCAGGGCCCTGACAAGGCGATCTTCCTGCTGATTGGCCACAAGAGTGACCTGCAGAGTGCCCGTTGTGTCTCAACCCAGGAGGCGGAGGAGCTGGCTGCCTCCTTGGGCATCGGCTTTATGGAGACCTCCGCCAAAAGTAACTGCAATGTGGACCTGGCCTTTGACACCCTTGCCAACACCATCCAGCAGGCCTTGTGGCAAGGGGCCATCAAACTGGAGGAGGACTGGGGGGGTGTGCGGCTCATCCAGAACACCCAGATCTCCAGGCTGCCCAGCAGGATGCAGCACCCGGGCCCATGCAGGTGTTGA
- the TRNAU1AP gene encoding tRNA selenocysteine 1-associated protein 1 isoform X2, giving the protein MAASLWMGDLEPYMDENFISRAFATMGETVMSVKIIRNRLTGIPAGYCFVEFADLATAEKCLHKINGKPLPGATPAKRFKLNYATYGKQPDNSPEYSLFVGDLTPDVDDGMLYEFFVKVYPSCRGGKVVLDQTGVSKSRVKPVEYSQMYSYSYNQYYQQYQNYYAQWGYDQNTGSYSYSYPQYGYTQSTMQTYEEVGDDALEDPMPQLDVTEANKEFMEQSEELYDALMDCHWQPLDTVSSEIPAMM; this is encoded by the exons ATGGCGGCCAGCCTGTGGATGGGCGAC CTGGAGCCCTACATGGATGAGAACTTCATCTCCAGAGCCTTTGCTACCATGGGGGAGACAGTGATGAGCGTCAAAATTATCCGAAACCGCCTCACTGG GATCCCGGCTGGCTACTGCTTTGTAGAATTCGCAGATTTGGCCACAGCTGAGAAGTGTTTACATAAAATCAACGGGAAGCCCCTTCCAGGAGCCACACCT gcAAAGCGTTTTAAACTGAATTACGCCACTTATGGGAAACAGCCAGATAACAG CCCTGAGTACTCCCTCTTTGTGGGGGATCTGACCCCAGATGTGGATGATGGCATGCTGTATGAGTTCTTCGTCAAAGTCTACCCCTCCTGTCGGGGAGGCAAGGTGGTTTTGGACCAGACAGGCGTGTCTAA GAGCCGTGTGAAGCCAGTGGAATACAGTCAAATGTACAGTTACAGCTACAACCAGTATTACCAGCAGTACCAGAACTACTACGCCCAGTGGGGCTATGACCAGAACACAGGCAGCTACAGCTACAGTTATCCCCAGTACGGCTACACCCAGAGCACCATGCAG ACGTATGAAGAAGTCGGAGATGATGCATTGGAAG accccatgccGCAGCTGGATGTGACCGAGGCCAACAAGGAGTTCATGGAGCAGAGCGAGGAGCTGTACGATGCGCTCATGGACTGTCACTGGCAGCCTCTGGACACAGTGTCTTCAGAGATCCCTGCCATGATGTAG